A DNA window from Streptococcus parapneumoniae contains the following coding sequences:
- the queA gene encoding tRNA preQ1(34) S-adenosylmethionine ribosyltransferase-isomerase QueA: MNTADFDFHLPEELIAQTPLEKRDASKLLIVNRETGAMQDKHFHSIIDMLEPGDALVMNDTRVLPARLYGQKEETGGHVELLLLKNTTGDEWEVLAKPAKRLKVGTRVSFGDGRLSAVVTEELTHGGRIVRFEYQGIFLEVLESLGEMPLPPYIHEKLDDRERYQTVYAKESGSAAAPTAGLHFTKELLAEIQAKGVHLVYLTLHVGLGTFRPVSVDNLDEHEMHSEFYQLSEEAAATLRSVKENGGRVIAVGTTSIRTLETIGSKFDGQIQADSGWTNIFIKPGYEWKVVDAFSTNFHLPKSTLVMLVSAFAGRELVLDAYHHAIQEHYRFFSFGDAMFIY, translated from the coding sequence ATGAATACAGCTGATTTTGATTTCCACTTACCCGAGGAATTGATTGCCCAAACGCCCCTTGAAAAACGTGATGCCTCTAAACTCCTCATTGTCAACCGTGAGACGGGAGCAATGCAGGACAAACACTTCCACTCTATTATTGATATGCTTGAACCTGGTGATGCCCTTGTCATGAACGACACCCGAGTTCTCCCCGCTCGCCTCTATGGTCAAAAAGAGGAGACAGGAGGTCATGTGGAACTTCTCCTACTCAAAAATACTACTGGAGATGAGTGGGAGGTTCTGGCTAAACCTGCCAAGCGCCTCAAGGTTGGCACTCGCGTCAGCTTTGGTGATGGTCGCCTCAGCGCTGTCGTTACAGAAGAATTGACCCATGGGGGCCGTATTGTCCGCTTCGAATACCAAGGAATTTTCCTAGAAGTTTTGGAAAGTCTGGGAGAAATGCCTCTGCCACCTTATATCCACGAAAAACTGGATGACCGCGAACGCTATCAAACTGTTTACGCCAAGGAAAGTGGCTCTGCTGCAGCACCAACTGCTGGTCTTCACTTCACCAAAGAGCTGCTGGCAGAAATCCAAGCTAAGGGTGTTCATCTAGTCTATCTGACTCTTCATGTCGGACTCGGAACCTTTAGACCCGTTTCAGTTGACAATCTGGACGAACACGAAATGCACTCAGAATTTTACCAACTTTCTGAGGAAGCAGCTGCAACCCTTCGCTCTGTTAAGGAAAATGGTGGTCGCGTCATCGCTGTCGGAACCACTTCTATCCGCACCTTGGAGACTATTGGTTCCAAGTTTGATGGGCAAATCCAAGCAGATTCTGGCTGGACCAATATCTTTATCAAACCTGGCTATGAATGGAAGGTCGTGGATGCCTTTTCAACCAACTTCCATCTGCCAAAATCAACTCTGGTCATGTTGGTTTCTGCCTTTGCTGGCCGTGAATTAGTCTTAGATGCCTACCACCATGCCATCCAAGAACACTATCGCTTCTTTAGTTTTGGCGATGCCATGTTTATTTATTGA
- a CDS encoding 6-phosphogluconolactonase produces the protein MKVIKVENQVEGGKVAFEILKEKLANGAQTLGLATGSSPLEFYKEIVESDLDFSNLTSVNLDEYVGLDGDNPQSYRHFMQENLFNQKPFKESFLPRGVKDNAEAEVERYNQILADHPVDLQILGIGRNGHIGFNEPGTPFDSQTHLVELDQSTIEANARFFDKIEDVPTQAISMGIKNILDAKSIILFAYGESKAEAIAGTVSGPVTESLPASSLQNHPDVTIIADAEALSLLEK, from the coding sequence ATGAAAGTTATTAAAGTTGAAAACCAAGTTGAAGGTGGAAAAGTTGCTTTTGAGATTTTGAAGGAAAAATTGGCCAACGGAGCTCAAACCCTAGGACTTGCTACAGGAAGTAGCCCACTTGAATTTTACAAGGAAATTGTTGAGAGTGACCTCGATTTTTCAAATCTAACCAGTGTCAACCTTGATGAGTATGTAGGCCTTGATGGCGACAATCCTCAGTCTTATCGTCACTTCATGCAAGAAAACTTGTTCAACCAAAAACCATTTAAAGAAAGTTTCTTGCCTCGTGGTGTTAAGGACAATGCTGAAGCTGAAGTTGAACGCTACAACCAAATTTTGGCTGACCATCCAGTTGACCTGCAAATCTTGGGAATCGGTCGCAATGGACATATCGGATTTAATGAGCCTGGTACTCCATTTGACAGTCAAACGCATCTAGTAGAACTTGACCAGTCTACTATCGAAGCCAATGCGCGCTTCTTTGACAAGATTGAAGACGTCCCAACCCAAGCTATTTCAATGGGGATTAAAAACATTTTGGATGCCAAGTCTATTATTCTTTTTGCTTACGGTGAGTCGAAAGCAGAAGCCATTGCCGGAACAGTGTCTGGCCCAGTGACTGAGTCTCTACCAGCAAGTAGCTTGCAAAACCACCCTGATGTGACCATCATTGCAGATGCTGAAGCGCTCAGCTTACTTGAAAAATAA
- the rpsU gene encoding 30S ribosomal protein S21, which yields MSKTVVRKNESLDDALRRFKRAVTKAGTLQETRKREFYEKPSVKRKRKSEAARKRKKF from the coding sequence ATGTCTAAAACAGTAGTACGTAAGAATGAATCTCTTGACGACGCACTTCGTCGTTTCAAACGTGCGGTTACTAAAGCTGGTACTCTTCAAGAAACACGCAAACGTGAATTCTATGAAAAACCTTCTGTAAAACGTAAACGTAAATCAGAAGCAGCTCGTAAACGTAAAAAATTCTAA
- the hprK gene encoding HPr(Ser) kinase/phosphatase, giving the protein MSVLVKEVIEKLRLDIVYGEPELLEKEINTADITRPGLEMTGYFDYYTPERIQLLGMKEWSYLISMPSNSRYEVLKKMFLPETPAVIVARGLVVPEEMLKAARECKIAILTSRTATSRLSGELSSYLDSRLAERTSVHGVLMDIYGMGVLIQGDSGIGKSETGLELVKRGHRLVADDRVDIFAKDEITLWGEPAEILKHLIEIRGVGIIDVMSLYGASAVKDSSQVQLAVYLENYDTHKTFDRLGNNAEELEISGVAIPRIRIPVKTGRNISVVIEAAAMNYRAKEMGFDATRLFEERLTNLIARNEVPNA; this is encoded by the coding sequence ATGTCGGTTTTAGTAAAAGAAGTGATTGAAAAGCTTAGACTAGACATTGTCTATGGCGAACCAGAATTGCTTGAAAAGGAAATCAATACAGCGGATATTACGCGACCTGGTCTTGAAATGACAGGCTATTTTGACTACTACACGCCAGAGCGGATTCAACTTTTGGGGATGAAGGAGTGGTCTTATCTGATCAGTATGCCTTCCAACAGCCGTTATGAAGTTTTGAAAAAAATGTTTCTACCTGAGACACCAGCGGTCATTGTTGCCCGTGGTTTGGTAGTTCCAGAGGAGATGTTAAAGGCAGCCAGAGAATGTAAGATTGCCATTTTAACCAGCCGTACAGCTACTAGTCGTTTGTCTGGAGAGTTATCTAGCTATCTGGATTCTCGTTTGGCAGAACGTACCAGTGTACACGGTGTCTTGATGGATATCTATGGGATGGGTGTCTTGATTCAGGGAGATAGTGGAATTGGTAAGAGCGAGACAGGTCTTGAGCTTGTCAAACGTGGTCACCGCTTGGTAGCCGATGACCGTGTCGATATCTTTGCCAAGGATGAGATTACTCTCTGGGGTGAACCAGCTGAAATTTTGAAACACTTGATTGAAATTCGTGGGGTTGGGATTATCGATGTCATGAGCCTCTACGGTGCCAGTGCTGTCAAGGATTCTTCACAGGTTCAGCTGGCTGTTTACTTGGAAAATTATGATACACATAAGACTTTTGATCGTCTTGGAAACAATGCAGAGGAATTAGAAATTTCTGGCGTAGCCATTCCTCGTATCCGTATTCCAGTTAAAACAGGTCGTAATATTTCTGTCGTGATTGAGGCAGCTGCCATGAATTATCGTGCCAAGGAAATGGGCTTTGATGCGACCCGTTTGTTCGAAGAACGACTGACCAATCTCATCGCTCGAAATGAGGTGCCTAATGCTTGA
- the lgt gene encoding prolipoprotein diacylglyceryl transferase, whose translation MLDPIAIQLGPLAIRWYALCIVTGLILAVYLTMKEAPRKKIIPDDILDFILIAFPLAILGARLYYVIFRLDYYSQNVGEIFAIWNGGLAIYGGLITGALVLYIFADRKLINTWDFLDIAAPSVMIAQSLGRWGNFFNQEAYGAAVDNLDYLPGFIRDQMYIEGSYRQPTFLYESLWNLLGFVLILIVRRKWKSLRRGHITAFYLIWYGFGRMVIEGMRTDSLMFFGLRVSQWLSVVLIGLGIFIVLYQNRKKAPYYVTEEEK comes from the coding sequence ATGCTTGATCCGATTGCTATTCAACTAGGCCCTCTAGCCATTCGTTGGTATGCCTTATGTATTGTGACAGGCTTAATTCTGGCGGTTTATTTGACCATGAAAGAAGCGCCTAGAAAGAAGATCATACCAGACGATATTTTAGATTTTATCTTGATAGCCTTTCCCTTGGCTATTTTAGGAGCTCGTCTCTACTATGTTATTTTCCGTTTGGATTACTATAGTCAGAATGTAGGAGAAATTTTTGCCATTTGGAATGGTGGTTTGGCCATCTACGGTGGTTTGATAACTGGGGCTCTTGTACTCTATATCTTTGCTGATCGCAAACTCATCAACACTTGGGATTTCCTAGATATTGCGGCGCCTAGCGTCATGATAGCCCAAAGTTTGGGTCGCTGGGGCAATTTCTTTAACCAAGAAGCTTATGGTGCAGCAGTGGATAATCTGGATTATCTACCTGGCTTTATTCGTGACCAGATGTATATAGAGGGGAGCTACCGTCAACCGACCTTCCTTTATGAGTCTCTATGGAATCTACTTGGCTTTGTCTTGATTCTGATTGTCAGAAGAAAATGGAAGAGTCTCAGACGAGGCCATATCACGGCCTTCTACTTGATTTGGTATGGTTTCGGTCGTATGGTTATCGAAGGAATGCGAACAGATAGCCTCATGTTCTTTGGACTTCGAGTGTCTCAATGGCTATCAGTTGTCCTTATCGGTCTCGGTATTTTTATCGTTCTATATCAAAATCGAAAGAAGGCCCCTTACTATGTTACAGAGGAGGAAAAGTAA
- a CDS encoding DUF948 domain-containing protein, producing MLEVAYILVALALIVFLVYLIITVQKLGRVIDETEKTIKTLTSDVDVTLHHTNELLAKVNVLADDINVKMATIDPLFSAVADLSLSVSDLNDHARVLSKKASSAGSKTLKTGASLSALRLASKFLKK from the coding sequence ATGTTAGAAGTTGCATATATTCTTGTTGCCCTAGCTTTGATTGTCTTTTTAGTCTATCTAATCATTACTGTACAAAAGCTTGGACGTGTGATCGATGAAACAGAGAAGACGATTAAAACCTTGACTTCAGATGTGGATGTGACCTTGCATCATACCAATGAGTTGCTGGCTAAGGTTAATGTCTTGGCAGATGATATCAATGTCAAGATGGCAACGATTGATCCACTCTTTAGTGCTGTTGCTGATTTATCTCTATCTGTTTCAGACCTCAATGACCATGCGCGTGTCTTGAGCAAGAAAGCTTCATCAGCTGGTTCAAAAACACTCAAGACTGGGGCAAGTTTGTCAGCTCTTCGTCTTGCAAGTAAATTTTTAAAAAAATAA
- a CDS encoding YtxH domain-containing protein, translating to MGKLSSILLGTVSGAALALFLTSDKGKQICSQAQDFLDDLREDPEYAKEQVCEKLTEVKEQATDFVLKTKEQVESGEITVDSVLAQAKSYAFQATEASKDRFNNLKEQWQEKAEALDDSEEIVIDITEE from the coding sequence ATGGGTAAACTATCCTCTATCCTTTTAGGAACCGTTTCAGGTGCAGCTCTTGCCTTGTTTTTAACAAGCGATAAGGGCAAACAAATTTGCAGTCAGGCTCAAGATTTTCTAGATGATTTGAGAGAAGATCCTGAGTATGCCAAGGAGCAGGTCTGTGAAAAACTGACAGAAGTTAAGGAGCAGGCTACAGATTTTGTTCTGAAAACCAAAGAACAGGTTGAGTCAGGTGAAATCACTGTGGACAGTGTACTTGCTCAAGCTAAATCCTATGCTTTTCAAGCGACAGAAGCATCAAAAGATCGATTTAATAATCTCAAGGAGCAATGGCAAGAAAAGGCCGAAGCTCTTGATGACTCAGAAGAGATTGTGATTGATATAACAGAAGAATAA
- a CDS encoding YSIRK-type signal peptide-containing protein (The YSIRK form of extended signal peptide directs nascent proteins to the cross-wall site, while signal peptides lacking YSIRK direct proteins instead to the cell pole. A large fraction of YSIRK proteins are surface proteins anchored by sortase-mediated processing of a C-terminal LPXTG motif.), with protein sequence MEHKSNSYKVNRQQREKVLRFSIRKYSFGAASVAVAALMFLSGHQAVRVEAAQVSDTTEAPVIPDKEEAHTATIVDLPKTEDSLTTDKEEKSPSTAENPAEALSEKLPETSTENASENETTALDKEVVEKQTLDKTKLQANITKVQELLDKVNKEKAPASTLAAIQADLETANSVLNNNSLELTQAEVDAAAKTLSDKLFILSSMPKIGTPEKVVKEGKNTIANTGSRDSRNGETMEEGSDLRSAPIDKNTKRGELGIVVANSGFITGYATPSSKIEIKRNGTTVLTSKLDDTGAFKLNAPGIEVGDVVELVVNGQTVTTTTVKQTDTVAFNDSLAGIAQVDGYTAAEADVEVSIGGRKYTTRSQSNGYFTVNVDTNLMVNDAVVTTVIKKNGQEVGRGTSTVRNTKVTDFGVGWIKNPMIDYSHRDVFSPDTKQYAFVSKGTADQAYDNIRAYREMRIENNGDKYYYWILDSGPRPNGLAGVSKKISLAIPRTVGDPYDFTYTKYQDGKQTFHKDYASATAWEYENSTFRAYVKDGVRRSGAAYTENVDGWLKYINPEAGTRLTNWRFNIYRKNSGDGTEPDNDAFSRVSDILGIRKDGLEYNLVRGVIEDRWRIYRGWI encoded by the coding sequence ATGGAACACAAATCGAATTCATATAAAGTAAATCGACAGCAACGTGAAAAGGTACTGCGCTTTTCGATTCGTAAATATAGCTTTGGTGCTGCTTCAGTAGCTGTTGCGGCATTGATGTTTTTGTCTGGGCATCAGGCTGTTCGAGTTGAGGCTGCTCAAGTTTCAGATACTACTGAAGCACCGGTTATCCCAGATAAAGAAGAGGCTCATACTGCTACAATAGTAGATTTGCCTAAAACAGAAGATTCTCTAACTACAGATAAAGAAGAAAAATCACCAAGCACAGCTGAGAATCCGGCTGAGGCTTTATCTGAGAAACTGCCTGAAACTTCAACTGAGAATGCATCTGAAAACGAGACTACTGCCCTTGATAAAGAAGTAGTTGAAAAACAAACATTAGATAAGACTAAATTACAAGCTAATATTACAAAAGTTCAAGAACTCTTGGATAAAGTCAACAAGGAAAAAGCTCCAGCTTCAACTCTTGCTGCAATCCAGGCAGATTTAGAAACAGCTAATAGTGTGCTTAATAACAATAGTCTTGAATTGACACAAGCTGAAGTAGATGCGGCAGCTAAAACGCTTAGCGATAAATTGTTTATATTATCTTCAATGCCTAAGATTGGCACTCCTGAAAAAGTAGTAAAAGAAGGCAAAAATACGATTGCTAATACTGGGTCTCGTGATTCACGTAATGGCGAAACCATGGAAGAAGGATCTGATCTTCGCTCAGCACCTATTGATAAAAATACCAAACGTGGTGAATTAGGAATCGTTGTAGCCAACTCTGGATTTATTACAGGATATGCAACACCATCTTCAAAAATTGAGATTAAGAGAAATGGTACAACTGTGCTGACTTCTAAATTAGATGACACAGGAGCCTTCAAATTAAATGCTCCAGGTATTGAAGTTGGAGATGTTGTTGAATTAGTGGTTAATGGACAGACTGTTACTACTACTACAGTAAAACAAACAGATACAGTAGCTTTTAATGATAGTTTAGCAGGAATTGCACAAGTTGATGGATATACAGCGGCAGAAGCTGATGTAGAAGTATCAATCGGCGGAAGAAAATACACAACTAGATCACAATCAAATGGATACTTCACAGTCAATGTTGATACGAACTTAATGGTAAACGATGCCGTTGTTACAACTGTTATCAAAAAGAATGGTCAAGAAGTTGGTCGTGGAACAAGTACAGTACGTAACACGAAAGTAACAGACTTCGGGGTTGGTTGGATTAAAAACCCGATGATTGATTATTCGCACCGTGATGTATTTTCTCCAGATACGAAACAATATGCATTCGTAAGTAAAGGAACTGCTGATCAAGCGTATGACAATATTCGTGCTTATCGTGAAATGCGTATTGAAAATAATGGGGATAAATATTATTATTGGATATTAGATTCAGGTCCAAGACCAAATGGACTGGCTGGTGTTTCTAAAAAAATTTCACTTGCGATTCCACGTACAGTAGGAGATCCTTATGACTTTACTTATACAAAATACCAAGATGGAAAACAGACTTTCCATAAGGATTATGCTAGTGCAACAGCATGGGAGTATGAAAACTCAACTTTTCGTGCTTATGTAAAAGATGGCGTCCGACGTTCAGGGGCGGCTTATACTGAAAATGTAGACGGATGGCTTAAATATATAAACCCAGAGGCTGGTACTAGACTGACTAATTGGAGATTTAATATTTATCGTAAAAATAGCGGAGATGGTACAGAGCCTGACAACGATGCCTTTTCTCGTGTTAGTGATATATTGGGAATTCGTAAAGATGGTCTTGAATACAATCTTGTTCGAGGTGTTATAGAAGATAGATGGAGGATATACAGAGGGTGGATATAG